The Niallia alba genome includes a window with the following:
- the tsaE gene encoding tRNA (adenosine(37)-N6)-threonylcarbamoyltransferase complex ATPase subunit type 1 TsaE, with translation MNNFEWKADNAEETIGFAERIASLLEAGDVITLEGDLGAGKTTFTKGIARGLGITKTVNSPTFTIIKEYQGKMPLYHMDVYRLKDSDEDLGFDEYFEGDGVTVVEWAHLIEDQLPLEYLQIQLFYDNTSGRKIILSPKGSRYMQLCKELF, from the coding sequence ATGAATAACTTTGAATGGAAGGCAGATAACGCGGAAGAAACAATTGGTTTTGCTGAGCGAATTGCATCACTCTTAGAAGCCGGAGATGTCATCACTTTAGAAGGTGACCTTGGAGCAGGCAAAACAACTTTTACAAAGGGAATAGCAAGAGGGTTAGGAATAACTAAAACAGTTAATAGTCCTACCTTTACAATTATTAAAGAATATCAAGGGAAAATGCCTTTATATCATATGGATGTTTACCGATTAAAGGATAGCGATGAGGATTTAGGATTTGATGAGTACTTTGAAGGGGATGGAGTTACTGTTGTTGAGTGGGCTCATTTAATTGAGGATCAACTGCCACTGGAATACCTGCAAATTCAATTGTTTTATGATAACACATCGGGTAGAAAAATTATACTATCCCCAAAGGGCTCTCGCTATATGCAATTATGTAAGGAGTTATTTTAA
- the tsaB gene encoding tRNA (adenosine(37)-N6)-threonylcarbamoyltransferase complex dimerization subunit type 1 TsaB — MKILAIDTSNFVLGIALYENGKVIGEYITNLKKNHSIRAMPAIEQLMKDCDIKPKDLSKIVVAKGPGSYTGVRIGVTIAKTLAWTLNIPLVGVSSLEVLAASVGRYFDGYVSPLFDARRGQIYTGLYQFTSNDMEVVKNDQLILSTDWVEQLASLKQRILFVGNDLPIHQDIFTEGLGKFAHITDAVDFNPRPSILAMLGEARPEEAIHTFTPNYIRLAEAEANWLKANKEKKEDRG; from the coding sequence ATGAAGATATTAGCAATAGATACATCAAATTTTGTTTTAGGAATTGCTTTATATGAAAATGGGAAGGTAATTGGGGAGTATATTACAAACTTGAAAAAGAACCATTCGATTAGAGCGATGCCTGCAATTGAACAGTTAATGAAGGATTGTGATATAAAACCAAAGGATCTTTCCAAGATTGTGGTAGCAAAAGGGCCTGGATCTTATACAGGTGTTCGGATTGGAGTAACCATTGCTAAAACACTTGCGTGGACTTTAAACATCCCATTAGTGGGTGTCTCTAGTCTAGAAGTACTTGCTGCATCGGTGGGAAGATATTTTGATGGGTATGTTTCTCCCCTATTTGATGCAAGAAGAGGACAGATTTATACGGGGCTATATCAATTTACCAGCAATGATATGGAAGTCGTAAAAAATGACCAATTGATTCTGTCTACTGATTGGGTAGAACAGCTTGCGTCATTAAAACAGCGAATATTGTTTGTAGGGAATGATTTGCCTATACACCAAGATATTTTTACAGAGGGATTAGGGAAGTTTGCTCATATAACAGATGCAGTGGATTTTAATCCTAGACCGTCTATTCTCGCAATGTTAGGTGAAGCGAGACCGGAAGAAGCGATACATACATTTACACCTAACTATATTCGATTAGCAGAGGCAGAGGCAAATTGGCTTAAGGCAAATAAAGAGAAAAAGGAAGACAGGGGATAA
- the rimI gene encoding ribosomal protein S18-alanine N-acetyltransferase encodes MSAFEFRYMTVADIDNVFLIETISFPTPWSKEAFYNELTQNRFAKYIVIQYEEELVGYCGVWIVVDEAHITNIAILPEYRGRKLGETLLTKVMEEARKMGATSMTLEVRVTNVVAQNLYRKLGFQNGAIRKKYYTDNQEDALVMWVKL; translated from the coding sequence ATGTCAGCATTCGAATTTCGCTATATGACAGTCGCAGATATCGATAATGTTTTTTTAATCGAAACAATCTCTTTTCCTACTCCCTGGAGTAAAGAAGCTTTCTATAATGAGCTAACACAAAATCGATTCGCGAAGTATATTGTGATTCAATATGAAGAAGAGTTGGTCGGGTACTGTGGAGTATGGATTGTGGTAGATGAAGCACATATTACTAATATCGCGATTTTACCAGAGTACAGAGGGAGAAAGCTTGGTGAAACATTACTTACTAAAGTAATGGAAGAGGCAAGGAAAATGGGAGCTACTTCTATGACATTAGAAGTCCGTGTAACGAACGTCGTGGCACAGAATTTATATAGAAAACTGGGATTTCAAAATGGGGCAATCAGAAAGAAGTATTATACAGATAATCAAGAAGATGCTTTAGTAATGTGGGTGAAATTATGA
- the tsaD gene encoding tRNA (adenosine(37)-N6)-threonylcarbamoyltransferase complex transferase subunit TsaD encodes MKNNNVIIMGMETSCDETAVSIVKNGTEILSNIVASQIESHKRFGGVVPEIASRHHVEQITLVIEEALSQAGITYEEIDAIAVTEGPGLVGALLIGVNAAKAISFAHDIPLVGVHHIAGHIYANRLVDNLEFPLLALVVSGGHTELVLMKEHGHFEVIGETRDDAAGEAYDKVARTLNLPYPGGPHIDRLAGEGNPKAVKLPRAWIEGTYDFSFSGLKSAVINTVHNAEQRGEVIRPEDLAASFQESVVDVLVSKTVEAAEEYQVKQVVLAGGVAANNGLRTALMDKFKEMDSVKLTIPPLSLCTDNAAMIAAAGTIFYEKGHRAELDLNGNPGLDITIHNEKE; translated from the coding sequence ATGAAGAATAATAATGTGATTATAATGGGTATGGAAACAAGTTGTGATGAAACAGCAGTTTCTATTGTAAAAAATGGAACCGAAATTCTTTCCAATATCGTTGCTTCTCAAATTGAAAGCCATAAACGATTTGGCGGAGTTGTTCCAGAAATTGCTTCAAGACATCATGTGGAGCAAATTACGCTTGTAATAGAAGAGGCACTTTCCCAGGCCGGTATAACGTATGAAGAAATTGATGCAATTGCGGTAACAGAAGGACCCGGTTTAGTAGGGGCTCTTTTAATAGGAGTAAATGCAGCGAAAGCAATTAGTTTTGCACATGATATCCCCCTTGTCGGTGTACATCATATTGCTGGCCATATATATGCAAATCGACTTGTGGATAACTTAGAATTTCCTTTATTGGCACTTGTGGTTTCTGGAGGCCATACAGAATTAGTGTTAATGAAAGAGCATGGTCATTTTGAGGTTATCGGAGAAACAAGAGATGATGCGGCTGGAGAAGCATACGATAAAGTTGCAAGAACGCTTAATCTTCCTTATCCAGGTGGACCTCATATTGATCGATTAGCAGGAGAAGGAAATCCGAAAGCGGTGAAGCTACCAAGAGCATGGATAGAAGGTACATATGATTTTAGCTTCAGTGGATTAAAATCAGCAGTTATCAACACTGTGCATAACGCAGAGCAACGAGGAGAAGTTATTAGACCAGAAGACTTGGCCGCTAGTTTTCAAGAAAGTGTAGTGGATGTATTAGTATCAAAGACTGTGGAAGCAGCAGAAGAATATCAGGTGAAACAAGTTGTATTAGCTGGTGGAGTTGCGGCTAACAATGGTCTTCGAACAGCTCTTATGGATAAATTTAAGGAAATGGATTCTGTGAAACTAACTATCCCTCCATTATCTTTATGCACAGATAACGCCGCAATGATTGCTGCAGCGGGAACTATTTTTTATGAAAAAGGGCATCGGGCTGAATTGGATTTGAACGGAAATCCAGGATTAGATATAACTATCCACAATGAAAAAGAATAA
- a CDS encoding ABC-F family ATP-binding cassette domain-containing protein has protein sequence MILLQVNQLTKHFGAELILSNIKLEVQTRDRIALVGRNGAGKSTLLKIIAGQLSYDSGEIIKPKNVEIGYLAQNTGLESSLSIWDEMLTVFHELQLKEKHIRKLEQQMSDPSTIENPDAFEKILKEYDHLQFEFKENGGYQYEADIRSVLHGLNFNTFDYSTKISTLSGGQKTRLALAKLLLTTPDILILDEPTNHLDIETLSWLEQYLQGYKGAVLIVSHDRYFLDKVVTQVYEISRHYIQKFIGNYSGYLEQKAANYEREMKLYEKQQDEIAKLETFIQKNLARASTTKRAQSRRKTLDKMERMDRPDGNEKSASFGFEITKQTGNDVLKINDLSIGYKDNIVSEHINFHISRGDSVALVGPNGVGKSTLLKTIIEKLPKHAGSITLGSNVMIGYYDQEQAELTSNKRVLNELWDDFPLTPEKEIRTVLGNFLFSGDDVLKTVNSLSGGEKARLALSKLMMEKPNVLILDEPTNHLDLDSKEVLENALIDYPGTILFVSHDRYFINRIATKVIELAAEGSTEFLGDYDYYVEKKLEQAEIQALEATAAIQLEQDTGTEEKTSYQMSKEAKKLERQRVRRIEEIETTIEELESKVSEHEALLCEPEVFQDHEKVLELNKNLEQLKDQMERLMDEWTELSDK, from the coding sequence ATGATACTATTACAAGTAAATCAGCTGACCAAGCACTTTGGAGCTGAACTTATCTTATCAAATATAAAATTAGAAGTACAAACAAGAGACCGGATCGCTCTAGTGGGAAGAAATGGTGCTGGGAAATCTACTTTATTAAAAATAATTGCTGGACAGCTATCTTATGACTCCGGTGAAATCATAAAGCCGAAAAATGTCGAAATAGGCTATCTTGCCCAAAATACTGGCCTCGAATCAAGTCTTTCTATTTGGGATGAGATGTTAACTGTTTTCCATGAACTTCAATTAAAAGAGAAGCATATAAGAAAACTAGAACAACAAATGTCTGACCCTAGCACAATCGAAAACCCAGATGCTTTTGAGAAAATTTTAAAAGAGTATGATCATCTGCAATTCGAATTTAAAGAAAACGGCGGCTATCAATACGAAGCAGATATTCGTTCCGTTTTACACGGACTAAACTTTAATACATTCGATTATAGTACAAAAATCTCTACATTAAGTGGTGGGCAGAAAACAAGATTAGCATTAGCCAAACTGCTCCTGACCACACCAGATATTCTGATCCTGGACGAGCCGACAAACCATCTTGATATTGAAACACTATCTTGGTTAGAGCAATACTTGCAAGGCTACAAGGGTGCTGTACTAATTGTTTCCCATGACCGTTATTTCCTTGATAAAGTGGTAACTCAAGTTTACGAAATATCTAGACACTATATTCAAAAATTTATTGGTAACTATAGCGGTTATCTTGAGCAAAAAGCGGCAAATTATGAGCGAGAAATGAAACTTTACGAAAAACAACAAGATGAAATCGCAAAACTGGAAACATTTATCCAGAAAAACTTAGCACGCGCATCTACTACTAAAAGAGCACAAAGCCGCAGAAAAACATTAGATAAAATGGAACGAATGGATCGCCCAGATGGAAATGAAAAATCGGCGTCCTTTGGTTTTGAAATTACCAAGCAAACGGGAAATGATGTTTTGAAAATTAATGATCTTTCCATTGGCTATAAAGATAATATCGTATCAGAACATATCAACTTTCATATAAGTAGAGGCGATAGTGTCGCACTTGTCGGTCCAAACGGTGTTGGTAAATCTACATTATTAAAAACAATTATTGAAAAGCTGCCAAAGCATGCCGGATCGATTACACTGGGATCAAACGTCATGATCGGCTACTATGATCAAGAACAAGCAGAATTAACGTCAAATAAACGAGTACTGAATGAATTATGGGATGACTTCCCACTGACACCTGAAAAAGAAATTCGGACTGTACTCGGTAATTTCTTATTTTCAGGAGACGATGTTTTAAAAACAGTGAATTCTTTAAGTGGTGGAGAAAAAGCAAGATTAGCATTATCGAAGCTAATGATGGAAAAACCTAATGTATTAATCTTGGACGAGCCAACAAACCATTTAGACTTAGACAGTAAGGAAGTGCTCGAAAATGCCTTAATTGATTATCCTGGCACCATCTTATTTGTTTCCCATGACCGTTATTTTATTAACAGGATAGCAACAAAGGTAATTGAATTAGCTGCGGAAGGATCCACAGAATTCTTAGGTGACTATGATTATTATGTGGAAAAGAAGCTAGAACAAGCAGAAATTCAAGCATTAGAAGCGACAGCTGCTATTCAACTAGAACAAGATACAGGAACGGAAGAAAAAACTTCTTACCAAATGAGCAAAGAAGCAAAAAAATTAGAAAGACAAAGAGTAAGAAGAATCGAAGAAATTGAAACAACCATTGAAGAATTAGAATCGAAAGTATCGGAACATGAAGCCCTTCTTTGCGAACCTGAAGTCTTTCAGGACCACGAAAAAGTTTTAGAGCTAAATAAAAACCTTGAACAGCTAAAAGATCAAATGGAGCGTTTAATGGATGAATGGACCGAATTGTCAGATAAGTAA